A window of the Chanodichthys erythropterus isolate Z2021 chromosome 21, ASM2448905v1, whole genome shotgun sequence genome harbors these coding sequences:
- the pgm1 gene encoding phosphoglucomutase-1, with protein sequence MVKITVIKTKPYTDQKPGTSGLRKRVTVFQQNQHYAENFIQSIISTIDPAQRQEGTLVVGGDGRFFMKDAIQLIIQIAAANGIGRLVIGQNGIMSTPAVSCVIRKIKAVGGIILTASHNPGGPNGDFGIKFNISSGGPAPEGITDKIFQISKSLQEYHICPELKVDLSKIGKQTFEVDTFKPFTVEIVDSVESYAEMLRDIFDFAALKELLSGPNHINIRLDAMHGVVGPYIKKIVCEELGSPANSAVNCVPSEDFGGHHPDPNLTYAADLVEAMKGGEYDFGAAFDGDGDRNMVLGKHGFFVNPSDSVAVIGANITSIPYFQKTGVKGLARSMPTSGALDKVAKALKMPLYESPTGWKYFGNLMDAGKLSLCGEESFGTGSDHIREKDGLWAVLSWLSILATRKQSVEDIMKEHWQRFGRNFFTRYDYEEVDSDAANKMIDHLQTTMFDKAFVGQKFSSGDKTYEVEKADNFEYTDPVDGSVSKGQGLRIIFTDGSRIIFRLSGTGSAGATIRLYIDSYENESQKIYEDPQVMLAPLVDIALRISQLQEKTGRTAPTVIT encoded by the exons ATGGTGAAAATTACGGTTATTAAGACCAAACCGTACACTGATCAAAAACCCGGAACTAGCGGTTTAAGAAAGAGGGTGACTGTATTCCAGCAGAATCAGCATTATGCGGAAAATTTTATCCAGAGTATCATTTCCACCATTGACCCTGCTCAGAGGCAGGAGGGCACCCTGGTAGTGGGAGGAGATGGACGATTCTTCATGAAAGACGCTATTCAGCTGATCATCCAGATTGCTGCAGCTAATGGG ATTGGCAGACTGGTCATTGGTCAGAATGGGATTATGTCAACACCTGCTGTTTCCTGTGTGATTCGTAAAATCAAAGCTGTCGGTGGGATCATCCTGACAGCCAGTCACAACCCTGGCGGCCCCAATGGAGACTTCGGCATAAAGTTCAACATATCTAGCGGAG gTCCTGCACCAGAGGGCATCACAGATAAAATCTTTCAGATCAGCAAGAGCCTCCAGGAGTATCACATCTGCCCTGAGCTTAAGGTGGACCTCTCCAAAATCGGGAAGCAAACCTTTGAGGTTGACACGTTCAAGCCCTTTACTG TGGAAATTGTGGACTCAGTAGAATCCTATGCAGAGATGCTAAGAGATATCTTTGATTTTGCTGCTCTGAAGGAATTACTCTCAGGACCCAACCACATCAACATACGGCTCGATGCAATGCATGGAG TGGTGGGTCCTTATATAAAGAAGATAGTGTGTGAAGAGCTTGGTTCCCCAGCTAACTCTGCTGTTAACTGTGTCCCTTCTGAGGACTTTGGGGGACACCATCCTGACCCTAATTTAACATATGCTGCTGACCTTGTCGAAGCTATGAAGGGAGGTGAATATGACTTTGGAGCAGCGTTTGATGGTGATGGT GATCGTAACATGGTTCTGGGTAAGCATGGATTCTTTGTAAACCCCTCAGACTCTGTGGCAGTCATCGGTGCCAACATTACTTCCATCCCTTATTTCCAGAAGACAGGCGTGAAGGGTCTGGCTCGCAGTATGCCCACCAGTGGGGCTTTAGACAA GGTGGCCAAAGCTTTGAAGATGCCACTTTATGAGAGCCCCACAGGCTGGAAATATTTTGGAAACTTGATGGATGCTGGCAAGTTATCCCTCTGTGGTGAAGAAAGCTTTGGTACTG GTTCTGATCATATCCGGGAGAAAGATGGTCTGTGGGCAGTGCTCTCATGGCTCTCAATCCTGGCCACTCGCAAACAGAGTGTAGAGGATATCATGAAAGAACACTGGCAGAGGTTTGGACGGAACTTCTTCACAAG GTACGACTATGAAGAGGTGGACTCTGATGCTGCGAATAAGATGATTGATCACTTGCAGACAACAATGTTCGATAAAGCCTTTGTAGGGCAGAAGTTCTCCTCGGGGGATAAAACATATGAAGTGGAGAAGGCTGATAACTTTGAGTACACAGACCCTGTTGATGGCAGTGTTTCAAAAGGACAG GGTTTGAGGATCATCTTCACTGATGGTTCGCGTATCATCTTCCGTCTCAGCGGGACAGGCAGTGCTGGGGCAACCATCAGGCTTTACATTGACAGCTATGAGAACGAATCCCAGAAAATCTATGAGGACCCACAG GTCATGCTGGCTCCTCTGGTGGACATTGCCTTGAGGATCTCTCAGCTTCAGGAAAAGACGGGCCGCACTGCTCCCACTGTGATCACATAA